The following coding sequences lie in one Leptospira selangorensis genomic window:
- a CDS encoding SGNH/GDSL hydrolase family protein gives MNPYISLIRQRSFWIPILVLALFDLCLQTGVYRPYLKKGSFAANVIRNTDYVLEKKAEFEPTILLLGTSVAYQGLSLKTLNETLEPYGEKIQSIAMEGTELVVQDALVRNLLPKFPKVHTVLHILEISTPWVDQADLQIHTLAMLGELDRRLAFPLIYEFNYNVRYDDLGFLTFKSIAYRRDIRDFILDPSKRLKDISRRKKEAKLTPWPHENTNLPSISMFPEVTDIKSCMKITNPGNGIAAPQGSDQFHKKAIWDTCALGERTPVKVEKTKEVYNYFHRLKILHNDIRQVGLENGHKIKIIGVIAPYSEIIKNWRSPDRNRIWEEEIRKIDPTTPLLDYQASLDGQNNGDYYYDLIHLNKAGMEKFSAIFSADLPSILGLSRK, from the coding sequence ATGAATCCGTATATCAGTTTGATCCGTCAGAGAAGTTTTTGGATCCCAATTTTAGTATTGGCCTTATTCGATCTATGCCTGCAAACGGGAGTTTATAGGCCTTATCTTAAAAAAGGATCCTTTGCAGCAAACGTTATCCGAAACACAGATTATGTTTTGGAAAAGAAGGCTGAATTCGAACCTACAATACTACTTCTTGGGACTTCTGTTGCTTACCAAGGGCTTTCTCTCAAAACTTTAAACGAAACTTTGGAACCTTATGGAGAAAAGATCCAATCCATCGCAATGGAAGGAACCGAGTTAGTAGTCCAAGATGCGCTTGTACGTAACCTTCTACCCAAATTCCCTAAAGTACATACCGTTTTACATATACTCGAGATCTCTACACCTTGGGTAGACCAAGCAGATCTACAGATCCACACTCTTGCGATGTTAGGAGAGTTGGATAGAAGGTTGGCATTCCCTTTAATTTACGAATTCAATTATAATGTGCGTTATGATGATCTTGGATTTTTAACTTTCAAGAGTATCGCATATAGAAGAGATATCCGTGACTTTATTCTGGATCCTTCCAAACGACTCAAAGATATTAGCAGAAGGAAAAAAGAAGCCAAACTCACTCCTTGGCCTCATGAGAATACAAATCTTCCGAGTATCAGCATGTTCCCGGAGGTAACGGATATCAAATCCTGCATGAAGATCACCAATCCTGGAAATGGTATCGCTGCTCCCCAAGGTTCGGACCAATTTCACAAAAAAGCGATCTGGGACACCTGCGCTTTAGGAGAAAGGACTCCGGTTAAAGTAGAAAAGACTAAAGAAGTATATAACTACTTTCATAGATTAAAAATCCTGCATAATGATATTCGCCAAGTCGGTTTGGAGAATGGGCACAAGATCAAGATCATCGGAGTGATCGCACCTTATAGTGAGATCATTAAAAATTGGAGAAGTCCGGACAGAAATCGTATCTGGGAAGAAGAGATCCGAAAGATCGATCCGACCACTCCTCTACTAGATTACCAAGCTAGCTTAGACGGTCAGAATAACGGAGATTATTATTACGATCTGATCCACTTGAATAAAGCCGGAATGGAAAAGTTTTCCGCGATATTCTCCGCTGACTTACCTTCTATTCTCGGACTAAGCCGGAAATAA
- a CDS encoding MBOAT family O-acyltransferase: protein MLFNSAHFLVFLPIVLILAKILKGTYQRVFLLLASLYFYNAWHPASIVCNDIRTSTWYENWIDLSFCNFNINLYIIILIVSMIVDYVAGRLMSREGVSEQFRKLCLVASLITNLGILAYFKYTNFLLEVFADLFNQISTGEPLKIEHLKIILPVGISFYTFQSMSYSIDVFRRNLEARKSFLDFALYVSFFPQLVAGPIVRAHTFFRDLDDTPKVTAEDVQIAFAQILMGFTRKIVFADNLAKVVDFTFNNYKILNPAEIWVGAMAFGWQIYFDFAGYTDIAIGTARLFGYKFDPNFNFPMVARNIADHWSRWHISFSTWIRDYIYIPLGGSRVGVLKGYRNLFITWLFAGIWHGAAYHFVGWGLWQGVMLGIHREYSKTKIAIWLNEKGGLSYDIGARIFTMFCLSFGFILFRAKTMQASWEMMKSLVFAVPGGVFSVKTFVNYDYGILLVICFVLSYYFSRNPIETIVENKKKFGVFVTANLFIILFFGAGGQNFLYFDF, encoded by the coding sequence ATGCTGTTCAATTCAGCCCATTTTCTCGTATTTTTGCCGATCGTTTTGATCCTAGCAAAAATTTTAAAAGGTACATACCAAAGAGTTTTCCTTCTTCTTGCCAGCCTCTACTTTTATAACGCTTGGCATCCCGCTTCCATAGTATGCAACGATATCAGGACCTCTACTTGGTACGAGAATTGGATCGATCTATCCTTCTGTAATTTTAATATTAACTTATACATCATCATTCTGATCGTTTCCATGATCGTGGATTACGTTGCAGGAAGATTAATGAGCAGAGAAGGCGTTTCTGAACAATTCAGAAAGTTATGTTTAGTCGCTTCTCTCATCACAAATCTCGGTATTCTAGCTTATTTCAAATACACGAATTTCTTATTAGAAGTTTTTGCCGATCTATTCAATCAGATCTCCACCGGTGAGCCGCTTAAGATCGAACATCTAAAGATCATTCTACCGGTCGGTATCTCATTTTATACGTTCCAATCCATGAGCTATTCCATAGATGTATTCCGCAGGAACTTGGAAGCTCGTAAGTCTTTCTTGGATTTTGCGTTGTACGTTTCCTTCTTCCCTCAATTGGTAGCAGGACCTATCGTTCGCGCCCACACTTTCTTCAGGGACTTAGATGATACGCCTAAAGTTACTGCAGAAGACGTGCAGATCGCTTTCGCTCAGATCTTAATGGGATTTACTAGAAAGATAGTATTCGCAGACAACCTAGCAAAGGTAGTAGACTTTACATTCAATAATTATAAAATCCTAAACCCTGCTGAGATCTGGGTGGGAGCGATGGCTTTCGGCTGGCAGATCTATTTCGACTTTGCAGGTTATACCGATATCGCTATCGGAACTGCAAGACTTTTCGGCTATAAATTCGATCCGAACTTCAACTTCCCGATGGTTGCCAGAAATATCGCGGACCATTGGTCTCGTTGGCATATCTCCTTCTCCACTTGGATCAGGGACTATATTTATATTCCTCTCGGTGGTTCTAGAGTAGGAGTTTTAAAAGGATACAGAAACCTTTTTATTACCTGGTTATTCGCAGGTATCTGGCACGGAGCGGCTTACCACTTCGTAGGATGGGGATTATGGCAAGGTGTAATGTTAGGAATTCATAGAGAATATTCCAAAACCAAGATTGCTATCTGGCTGAACGAAAAAGGCGGCTTGAGTTACGATATAGGTGCGCGGATTTTCACAATGTTCTGCCTTTCTTTCGGATTCATTTTGTTCAGAGCAAAAACAATGCAGGCTTCCTGGGAAATGATGAAGTCTCTTGTATTTGCCGTTCCTGGCGGGGTATTTTCAGTTAAAACATTCGTAAATTATGATTACGGGATATTACTCGTGATCTGTTTCGTTCTTTCCTATTATTTCTCCCGAAACCCGATAGAAACCATCGTGGAAAACAAGAAAAAGTTCGGGGTATTCGTTACAGCAAATCTATTTATCATTCTGTTCTTCGGAGCAGGAGGCCAAAACTTCCTGTATTTCGATTTCTGA
- a CDS encoding LIC20162 family protein, giving the protein MNKSDISKSVWWNWENSEPEIRSSRIKKSKLRINYIPPFFTILVYGVFLFYLFPLRTLVSTWIFKFVELLQITKVLKLSLLTDKRLYDYTALFVISYIAFAFFLDLVRFLRKNLFQTFITEENRLAVTKWGFLGKETIRWNPDQTGLQIHHKSGWFRSLLGLEKLSFRIHLSETENSVLAESPYFFSKNNRDFLSSVFRSV; this is encoded by the coding sequence ATGAACAAATCCGATATATCCAAGTCCGTATGGTGGAATTGGGAGAACTCAGAACCGGAAATCAGATCCTCCAGGATCAAAAAAAGTAAATTAAGGATCAATTATATACCTCCTTTCTTTACAATCTTGGTTTACGGAGTATTTTTATTTTATCTATTCCCTTTAAGAACTTTAGTTTCGACTTGGATTTTCAAATTTGTAGAACTACTACAAATTACTAAAGTACTAAAACTTTCCCTATTAACTGATAAAAGATTATACGATTATACTGCACTTTTTGTGATCTCTTATATCGCATTTGCTTTCTTTTTAGATTTAGTCCGGTTTTTACGAAAAAACCTATTCCAGACCTTCATTACGGAAGAAAATAGACTCGCAGTTACAAAATGGGGATTTTTAGGAAAAGAAACAATTCGTTGGAATCCGGACCAAACCGGTTTACAGATCCACCACAAATCAGGATGGTTTCGTTCACTTTTAGGTTTGGAAAAATTATCTTTTAGAATCCATCTTTCCGAGACTGAAAATTCAGTACTTGCAGAATCTCCCTATTTCTTTTCTAAAAATAATCGGGATTTTCTATCTTCCGTATTTAGATCCGTTTAA